The sequence gtcatctactcttttgccttattctaACCTTTTTTGTGCCAAATGGTTGTTTTGCCATACGGTCGCTATTCCAAATGGCCTTGATGTACCaaacaaattacgccaaatgGCATTTAGGCATTTAaatcgttatgccaaacggctataccgtgacctgccctaattccgcgcatcgcctaataccgtggttttcataaaaaatcagatcctggctatcatggacatcacattatttggtgaaatgttcaaacataacatgtttgaacatttcaccaaataatacgatgtccatgatagccaggttttgatttttgatgaaaaccacggtattaggcgatgcgcggaattagggcaggtcacggtatgcCATATTGACTTCCTCCTAAAAGAACAAGATTCAACCAAAAACCAACTTCGACTTCCTTGGaagctaaatttaaaaaaaataaaaaaaagcaagaCAGCACTTTTGTACAACAGTTCACACGGCACGATTCGAGTCAAGAAGCCGCAATGTCACCCTTGAACTTTTCTCACTTACACCCTTTTGCTTTTGACGACCTCTTTTCCAGATTtatgaataaaatttaaaaaaataaaacttacaGCTCGGATCCGTCATAATTTCCTTGTCGCACGTATCGAACAGACCACCGCGCCGATAGTCGTGGCTGCTCTGTCTCCGCGACTTCCGATCCTTGTCGGCTATCCTGCGCAGATCGTCCATTTCCATCACCAGATTTTGGTGCTTCATGCGCAACTCATCATTCTGCCGCTGCAGCGACCGATGACGGTTGTTGGTGTCCTCGTACACCACCTCGTATCGGTTGATCTTTTCCTTCAGCTCTACGATTTGCGTTTCCTTCTCCTGGAAACTGGATTCATGGCTGTAATAACAGAAATATTTAAAGAATCATTCTAATCTATAAACTGAATCAAGCAATACCGCATGGTGGAGAGTTCTTCCCGCAAATTAGTACACTCCACTTCCATATGTTTCAGCTCATCAATCCTATCCTGCAACTGTTTGGTCTTGAATACGTGCACCTTCTGCATCTCGTTCAATTGTTTTAGCAAATCTTCATTCTCCTTTCGGAGCGCATGTGCAACTTTGCCGTCACCTAGAGAGGGCCTACCATCCGGTTGAAGCGGCGATGACCTCTGATTCGCTTCTTCTAGCGCCCTTTCCAATCGGGCCACATTCAACTTCTCCTGCTGGTAGAGCTTATCAAGCCGTTCCACATCTGCAGCATGTTTGGAAGAGTCTTTTCTTATCGCTATCAGTTGTTTCTCAAGTTCGTCCTGACGCTCGGTGAAACCCTGGATCGTACTCATTAATGAAGGTATCTAGGAAATGAAAACCAATTATTTTGACTATTTATCGATAAATAACAGATTCGATCTCACCTGATTGTTGGAATAATCTGAGACCTTCGCTTTTTCGTTCTCCAAATCAATTTTTAGTTTGTTATTGTCGGATTTTTGTTCTTCAATCCTTTTCGTGTATTCGATTGATTCCAATTTGATCCTGTTGTTCAATTGCCTAATTTCTGAATCATTTTCCAGCACTAGCTGGCTAAGGTTACCCAGCTTGTCGTCCCGAATAACCAGTTCCGCCTTGAGATTCACCACTTGAGCTTCCAGTTGGATAATTGCTTTATCCAGTTGAGCTTTGTCATGTAGCAAGTCGGATTGACTACGTGATATTGCGTCATATTGTTGCTGCGCAATCTGCATATTAGATTCCAATGCATCCTTCATTCGCTTCAATTCATCATTTTGCACTTGAAGCTCATTGGAATGTTCCTTCTCCGTTTTATGCTCTTCTTTAAAAACCGCTATCTCTTTTTCTGATCGATCTTTCTCTAATTTCATATCCTTCAGTTGGTTCTCCAAAGATGTTATTAAACCCCTAATTTGTTCCAATTGATTATCTTTTGTTCTTATTGCTTCATGTAACGATTCTTGTTCAATAGCAATCTCCTTAAGTTGTGCCTCAAGCAGACCCTTCTCCATTTCTAAAGCATTCGACTTCTGCCTCTGTTCTTCATTTGAAGCCtctatatttttatacttttcacCCCATTCCTTTTGAACCAAGACTTGCTGAGTTTCATTGATTTCCTGTGCTTTGGCAATCCTTCCTTGAAGTGTAATTACTTCATCCTCTTTCATTTCCACTTCTTGCTTCAACTGCTCAACTTCCTGCGCTAAAACATTGTACAAATTTTCTACTTCCACTCTGCGCTTCTCACATTCTCCatttttcaattctttttcTGCAAGCCGCGTCTCGAGCACTGCGATCTGATGACCGAATGACTCCAGCTCTGCATTCTTTTCACTCACTAACTTCTCAAGCGACTCCCGATCCCTTCTCACAGCATCGATTTGCTCAAACAAGTCTTTCTTTTCAGTTTCCAATGCATCAAGCTTGAGCTTCTGCTCAGTATTACAAATGTCAGCCTTTTTAAGCTTCTCACACCATTCGTTTTCGCTTCTGCCAACGCGGTCGGCACTTTCCGTCCGTGCTTCAGTCAGCTGTTCTTCCAGGTGTAGAATCTGATCAGTCTTGCTTTTCAGCTCATGCCTAAACCCTTCATTCTCCTTCTGAAGCTGTTCCagtttttcattgttttcagTCAGTTGCTGCTGCAGGTTGTTGAGATCAGTCTTCAACGCTCGGACCTCCCGGTCCAAAAGCTCGCGAATGTTGGACGATTCTTCCATTTCGTTTTCCACCGcttgaagttttgaaaacagtttaCTCTTTTGTTCGCCGACACTGTTCAACTCCGACTGCAATGCACTGACCTGTTCGCTCAGACGTGCGTTCTTCTCTTGGAATTGTATGTTAATTCCTTGAAGATCGTTGATTTTGTTCTGAAGTGCCTGCTTTTCAGCTTCATTTGTTTGATCCTTGACTGTTATCATCTGCGATAGTTCGTTGCACAGGCTTTCGCATTTATCTTCAATGGACTGCTGTTCCGTTTTATGGTTTTCGATTTGTTGCACGAGAATAATATTTTCTTCCTTAAAGGTGGCAAGTTCCTCCAACGACTTCTGTAGGCTGATTTCTAACTCTGAAGTATGATCGGATTCTTTTGCCTTCCGAACGTGGTCCTCTTTGAGTGATTCAATCTGATGTAgtaatttggattttgattcttCCAGACCAGACAAACTGTCGGTAAGAACTTGAATTTCCTCTTCCTGCTTCAGCTTGTCATTTTGAATGCTACAATATCGTTCATTCAGTTCATCTAAATCTTTCTTCAAGACTCGCACAGCGTTTTCCTTGTCGGTTTGTAATGCAACACACGTCTTTTGCAGCTCATCTCGATTTGTCTGCAAATCGTTTATTTGTTTCACCAACAGTTCTTTTTCCTGTTCGAGCTCCTGTACCTTTCTctcaatttcttccaaattagGAAGCGCCTCCGAAAGATGAATCGTTTCTTCCTTAATCAACTCGAGGCTGGTTTCAAGCTTTGTTTTTATACTTTCGTTTGCCGGCTCATCGGCATCTAACTGCTCACTGCTATCTTCTCGAACTATTTGCTCCTCAAGGCTGACAAGTTTTGCGGAAAGCTCTTGCACGGCCACAGTCAGATCGTGGTTTTCCTCCTGCAGTTGTTTCAGTTTAAGCTGCTGCTCCTCGAAATGAGTCTTCAGCTCACCGTGTTTCTCCTGACTCTCTTGCATGGAATGTAGTTTGACTTCTAATTCCTTCTTAGCCTCCTCGATAGCTTGATTTTTCGATTTCAGCTCCTGATACTCACTACGTAGTTGCTCCAACTGTTCCGAAACCGATTGCAACCGCGCTATTTGCTGATTAGATTCTTCAAACTTAGTCTTGAACGGTAGCAGATTTTCGTTTTCCTCTTGAAGCTTAACTATCCGCATGTGAGCTTCACCAAGCTGAACTTCGGTTGCCTTGTTCTTTTCCTGTAGCAGCTGAAGATCCGTTTCTGTATTTTTGAACGCTTCCAGTTTCTCGTTCAGCTGATCAATTGTGGCGGAGGATTCCGACAACTTTTTGTCGAGATGTTCAATCTGTTGCTTGTAGTTGTCGATGTCTTGAAGATTGTCCATCACTTGCATCGACAGTTCATCGTATTCTGCTGTTAGTTTATCAAGCTCAATCTTTTTGATCTGAAACGATTCATTCACGCGCTTTGAGTTGTCTTTTTCCGCGGCGAGTTGTTTCGCCAGCTCCTTCGCCTGACTATCATTTTTATTCAGTTTTTCGATTTCCATCTCATATTTTTTCAGCAACTCATCCATGTTTCTGCTTTCCTCTTCCAACAGTTTAACCTTCTTCTTGAGCTCTCCATTTTCAATTGTCATGTCAAGCATCTGACTATTTCCGTTTTTGTAGATCACATTTGTACTACCAGTGTCATTGGTCAGAACTATCTTCGATGGCGACATCCGATCTAAGCTGTCACTATTGAAGCTAGAATCTCCCAAACTGTCGGCGAACTCGTCCGTGTCGATACTGGTGTTGATTAGCAATAGGTCTTCATCGGCTAGGATTGCTCTCAGTTTAGTTACCAATCGGAAAAGCTTCTTCGCATCTTTTCTGTTTATATCCTTGTTGAGCGCGTCCATCATTTTACTCAGCTTCTCTTCCTGATCTGTTTCGGCCTTTTTGAGTTTCTCCAGGTCTTCAGCTTGTCGTTCCAGCTGCCGTTGTAGCTCGTAGTTATGCACCTCCAATTGTTTCAGTTCCTGTCGCGTGGTGTCCAGAAGCTTTTGAACGTCTGCTTTCGGAGTAGAGCTGCCCCGTGCTTCGTGGAGGGACTCGACCAACTCGTTTTCGCGAGACTTGGCCCGCTGCTGGTACAGTTCATACTCCATCTGTACGCTGTTCTGCACGTTCCGACAGTTTTCCGCTTCTTTGACGGCTGCTTCCCGCTCTTTTCGGGAAACGATCAGCTCCTTTTCCATGTCGAATATTTGCTCTTGTTTCTGGAGTAGATCCTCGGTTAGGTCTTTACATCTGTTGATTTACAAAATACAACAAATAAGACGATTAGCAACAGACGAAACAAACAACATGGTTATTGGGGAAAAGGGAAAGAGAGCATATCTATGTCAAAAATCTACCAGAAATCATTattgctgtccaatgagcagctcgaagtagttCCCGTCATGTtcgttctttttgtcaacaaatggacatGAGAGGGATGGGAAGAACTTCGAGCTatttcgagctgctcattggacagcactattttcTATTTGGTCAATCGAGTGAATCTATTCTCCTAACTACAATAGAGAACTAATAGCCATTATTGATTACTGTTTGGATTGGTTACAATCGCGTCAGGATTCTAAAAGACAATTGGTAAAGGAGATCgaatttcaggaggattttTGCTTTTGGCGTGATGACCACGTGCTAGAACGTGGATGCCAAAAATGTTCTCGACTTCTATGTTGCAGAGTATCATCGTatcagcctcatgatatacgaagaACACAAAAATGGCTAATATGGCTGTGGATGTAAAGAAGCAATATAAGCTATTTCAAATCTTATCAATTAATGCTGAAAAAAACATGCGTCAGAAATTTCGGGC comes from Armigeres subalbatus isolate Guangzhou_Male chromosome 2, GZ_Asu_2, whole genome shotgun sequence and encodes:
- the LOC134210790 gene encoding uncharacterized protein LOC134210790, which encodes MADNITVSIKVRPLIKREKESKQSSHWRIRGNTISPVEGNGDPFVFDHIFDETVPTRELFEKVCRPIILSTLNGINGTIFAYGQTSSGKTYTMMGEGQEPGVVPLAAGEIFKEMENIKDRQFLIRVGFIEIYNEKVFDLLDKSNCMLKIFETQYGDVSLNYKEFITNCPEQIMQYLEEGNKMRKIGDTNMNERSSRSHTIFRITIESRLIDRKEGDENDAVQSSTLNLVDLAGSERANQTGTSGSRFIEGAHINKSLLSLSCVIQKLSENAESADNLKYINYRDSKLTRILQASLGGNAVTTMICNITPAALDESYYTLSFAMRAKTIKNKPKVNEVLSDSVMMKRLEREIKRLQEQLKSEQNKNSNIKTLQLQNEITMRANQIINSQNYIKFDKSRRRTWCPSATSSISKPIVYVEPSQADSHLMPPPPPFLARPSSYSGNQTNSSIESSAERSPTLRPELANCDSNPEWLARKVRSVTPRGGRIMSMGALSNSDEFIPGELADFDERSPESLAREIHTPGTLKAKRRSRRSSTGETPTNFIDYEKRCRELEEELQELQEFTNLEKNLDLADIKRKLQTGADNRAEQRYKEERDSLEERCKDLTEDLLQKQEQIFDMEKELIVSRKEREAAVKEAENCRNVQNSVQMEYELYQQRAKSRENELVESLHEARGSSTPKADVQKLLDTTRQELKQLEVHNYELQRQLERQAEDLEKLKKAETDQEEKLSKMMDALNKDINRKDAKKLFRLVTKLRAILADEDLLLINTSIDTDEFADSLGDSSFNSDSLDRMSPSKIVLTNDTGSTNVIYKNGNSQMLDMTIENGELKKKVKLLEEESRNMDELLKKYEMEIEKLNKNDSQAKELAKQLAAEKDNSKRVNESFQIKKIELDKLTAEYDELSMQVMDNLQDIDNYKQQIEHLDKKLSESSATIDQLNEKLEAFKNTETDLQLLQEKNKATEVQLGEAHMRIVKLQEENENLLPFKTKFEESNQQIARLQSVSEQLEQLRSEYQELKSKNQAIEEAKKELEVKLHSMQESQEKHGELKTHFEEQQLKLKQLQEENHDLTVAVQELSAKLVSLEEQIVREDSSEQLDADEPANESIKTKLETSLELIKEETIHLSEALPNLEEIERKVQELEQEKELLVKQINDLQTNRDELQKTCVALQTDKENAVRVLKKDLDELNERYCSIQNDKLKQEEEIQVLTDSLSGLEESKSKLLHQIESLKEDHVRKAKESDHTSELEISLQKSLEELATFKEENIILVQQIENHKTEQQSIEDKCESLCNELSQMITVKDQTNEAEKQALQNKINDLQGINIQFQEKNARLSEQVSALQSELNSVGEQKSKLFSKLQAVENEMEESSNIRELLDREVRALKTDLNNLQQQLTENNEKLEQLQKENEGFRHELKSKTDQILHLEEQLTEARTESADRVGRSENEWCEKLKKADICNTEQKLKLDALETEKKDLFEQIDAVRRDRESLEKLVSEKNAELESFGHQIAVLETRLAEKELKNGECEKRRVEVENLYNVLAQEVEQLKQEVEMKEDEVITLQGRIAKAQEINETQQVLVQKEWGEKYKNIEASNEEQRQKSNALEMEKGLLEAQLKEIAIEQESLHEAIRTKDNQLEQIRGLITSLENQLKDMKLEKDRSEKEIAVFKEEHKTEKEHSNELQVQNDELKRMKDALESNMQIAQQQYDAISRSQSDLLHDKAQLDKAIIQLEAQVVNLKAELVIRDDKLGNLSQLVLENDSEIRQLNNRIKLESIEYTKRIEEQKSDNNKLKIDLENEKAKVSDYSNNQIPSLMSTIQGFTERQDELEKQLIAIRKDSSKHAADVERLDKLYQQEKLNVARLERALEEANQRSSPLQPDGRPSLGDGKVAHALRKENEDLLKQLNEMQKVHVFKTKQLQDRIDELKHMEVECTNLREELSTMRHESSFQEKETQIVELKEKINRYEVVYEDTNNRHRSLQRQNDELRMKHQNLVMEMDDLRRIADKDRKSRRQSSHDYRRGGLFDTCDKEIMTDPSSEDCSCREMDAQIKEMRKQLMIKECQLNTQKMMPNPLKNENVELRQLVRERESQINKLQSEIGRVSLSLDQELKRTDRRCNVCAKQQRLKSLRSDKAVGTERCDSPDDYSARSPLPQEQTKKLEEYQEELTKLKEKYQSMKRLCRIRNEKIASLNENIVEKENESCNVNKSVQQEVSVLKRQLKESEDKFSQIQKLYQSKSGSARLVERTVQTDGMSLNDQEILRMKYEKYKTMAITLMEQNEELKQRLSSAA